The genomic interval GACCTCGAGGCCGAGGAAGCGGTGCACGCGGCCCATCCACTCCGCGTCGCGCTTGGCGAGATAGTCGTTGACCGTGACGACGTGCACGCCCTCGCCGGACAGCGCGTTGAGGTAGGCGGGCAGCACACAGGTCAGGGTCTTGCCCTCACCGGTCTTCATCTCGGCGATATTGCCGAGGTGCAGCGCGGCGCCGCCCATGATCTGGACCTTGTAGTGCTTCTGGTTCAACACGCGCCAGGACGCTTCACGGGCAACCGCGAAGGCTTCGAGCAGCATCTCGTCGAGGGTTTCCCCGTCGGCGAAGCGCTCCTTGAACTCGTCGGTCTTGGCGCGCAGCTCGGCGTCGGTGAGCGCCTCGATTTCCGACTCGAGCGCGATCACCTCGTCGGCGAGATGGGCCAGGCGCTTGACCGTGCGACCCTCACCAATCCGTAGCAACCTCGTCAGTGTCAGCGCAGGCACGAGTCTCGTCAGTCCTCTGGTCGGTGTGTCAAATGTCGGTGCCGTTGGGGGGTGGGCGGCGGGTCGGCCTGGCCCGTCAGTTCACATGGCGGGTCCGCAGCACGCTCCATGGTAATTGCCGGGCCCATGGTAGGCGCCGGTGACCAGCGACGAACGGCACGCCCCGGATCTGTCGCGTATGCGGCGGCTTTCTTCTCTCACCGTAGCCGAGCAGGACGACTCACGTCGCTTACGATGGGATGCGTCCGCCGTGTCGAGGGCGGCGGGGCAGCGCAGCTCGCAGGCCCTTCTCCGGGCGGGGACGGTAGTGGTTCGGCCCGGGGATCGGGTGGGTGAATTCAGTGAGCAAGGAGCAGCGGGCAGCGTGATCACGAGGTTGACGCCGCAGGACGCGTCCTTCTTCCGGCTGGAGTCGAGCAGCAATCCGATGCACATCGGCGCGCTCGCGATCGTGCGGAACGCCGATGACCAGCCGGGCATCGATTACGACCGCCTGGTGGATCTGGTCGAGAGCCGCCTGCCGCTGGTGCCGCGCTATCGCCGCAAGGTCCGTGAGATCCCGTTCGCGCTGGGCCGCCCGGTCTGGGTGGAGGACAGCGGTTTCGACATCACCTATCACGTCCGGCGTTCGGCGCTGCCGCATCCGGGCACCGACGAACAGCTGCACGATCTGGTGGCGCGGCTGGCGTCACGCCCCCTGGATCAGACCCGCCCGCTGTGGGAGATGTATCTGATCGAGGGTCTGTCGGGGGATCGGTCCGCGATCTTCACCAAAACTCATTCGGCGCTGGTGGACGGGGACAGCGCGCTCGAGATCGGGCACGTCATCCTGGACGCGAGTGTCGCGCCGCGCGGGCTGGCCGACGACGCCTGGGTCGCGCCGCGCGAACCTCGCGACACCGAACTCCTGCTCGGCGCGCTGACCCATCTGATCGCGCAGCCGCGGGAGGTGCTCGAGGTCGCCCGCGATGCCAGCGCGGACGCGTTCGCGATGGTGGCCGCCGCGGGCCGGGCGGTGGACTCGGTGATCTCCGCGGTGCGCGCGGCCACCACCGGTGCTCCGGACAGCCCGCTCAACACCAAGACCACCCGCAATCGCCGCTTCGATGTGGTGCGCAGCGATCTCGAGGATTACCGCGTCATCCGCAAACGGTTCGACTGCTCGATCAACGACGCCATCCTGGCGGTGGTCACAGGGGCCCTACGCAACTGGCTGCTTTCGCGCGGCGAATCGCTCACCGAGTCCTCGACGGTGCGCGCCGTGGTCCCGATGTCGGTGTATGTAGAAGGCGGCGACGAGCTGAAACCGGCGAGCGAGGTGTCCTCGTTCCTCATCGATCTGCCGGTGGGCGAACCCAATCCGGTGATGCGGCTGTCGCATATCGCGCACGCGACCGAGGCCGACGGCAAGCGCCGGCGCGGGGTACGGGCGCGCACCCTGGTGCACATGGCCGGATTCGCACCGGCGAGCCTGCACGCCATGAGTGTGCGCGCGGCGAGTACTTTCGCAGAGCACACGTTCAATTTGGTGATCACCAATGCGCCGGGTCCGCAGACGCCGATGTTCATCGGCGGCGCGCGGATGCTGGAGATGTATCCGGTGTCGCCGTTGCTGCGCAATCAGGCCTCGAGCATCGGGATCACGTCCTACGACGGACAGGTGTTCTACGGACTCAACGCCGATCGCGACGCGATGGCCGACATCGGCGTGCTGGCCGCCGCGGTACACGAATCCATGGAGGAGATGCTCGGTGCCTGTGTCTGACGAGAAGACGCGCGTCTACATTCCGGCCACGGTGCCGTTGCTGCGCAGGCTGGTCGCCGACCGTGAGATCTTCCCGCTCGGCGCGACCGCGTTCGCGGTCACGCCGGCGTTGCGCGAGGCCTACGCTTCCGGCGACGACGACGAGTTGGCCGAGGTGGCGATGCTGGAGGCGGCCCGGGCTTCGCTGCGGCTGCTCGCCGGTGAACGCGATGATGCCGAGGATGTCGCCGAGCCCGCGGCGGGTGCGAACCCGCCGAGCCGGCCGATCTACCGCCGCGCGGTGATCGCCGCCGATGTCGTCGGGGCCAAGCACCGCCCGGATCTGGACGACGCGGTGGTGAAACTCGCCGGGCCGGTCGCTTACAACCAGATCGCGTCGGTGCATGTCGACCTGGCCGACGCCGAACCGCAGGTGGCGAAGGCCGTCGATGTCATCGATGCCGCCGACCTGGGCGATGCCGACGCCGAGTTCGTGCTCGGCGACGCCGAAGATCACCAGCTGGCCTGGTATGCGGCGCAGGAACTGCCGTTCTTGCTGGACCTGCTGTGATGCCCTGGTAGGGCGCGCTAACCTACGATGCCGTAACCTTGGGTCCAACGCAGTCGCACGGAGTGAGTCTTGCGACCTGCAAATCAGACACAGGAGATATACGGCACCGATGGTCTTCAAGAATGTGCGCGAGTGGCTGGAGGCGCCGGCCGCGAGTGTCGCCGATCGAGGCGGCCGGCTGAACGTTTTGCGGGGCGCTGTCGCCCGCGTGACCACACCGCTGTTGCCCGACGACTACCTGCACCTGGCCAACCCGCTGTGGTCGGCACGTGAGCTGCGCGGCCGAGTTGTCGAGGTGCGCAAGGAAACCGCGGATTCGGCGACCCTGGTGATCAAGCCGGGCTGGGGTTTCGATTTCAAATACCAGCCGGGCCAGTACATCGGCATCGGCATTCTGGTCGAGGGGCGCTGGCATTGGCGCTCCTACTCGCTGACCTGCCCGCCGAACTGGTCCGAACCGGGCCACGGCGGCAAGCGCGTCATCTCCATCGCGGTGAAGGCGATGCCGGAGGGCTTCCTGTCCAGCCACCTGGTCAACGGCGTGCAGCCGGGAGCCATCATCCGGTTGCAGGCGCCGCAGGGCGGTTTCGTCATGTCGTTCCCGCCGCCGGACAAGGTGCTGTTCCTCACCGCGGGCAGCGGCATCACTCCGGTGATGTCCATGCTGCGCGGAATGGACCGGCGCGAGCAGGTCACCGATGTGGTGCACCTGCACTCCGCGCGCACCGCCGACGATGTGATGTTCGGCAACGAATTGCGCGCGCTGCACGACCGGCATCCGAGCTTCAGCACGCATCTGCATCTCACCGGCGAGAACGGCAAGTTCAAGCTGACGGATCTGGACGAGCGCTTCCCGGATTGGCGCGAGCGCGAGACCTGGGCCTGTGGCCCGGCGGCGATGCTGGACGAGATCGAGCAGTATTGGCGTGAGGCGGGTCTGTCCGACCGGTTGCACGTGGAGCGCTTCGAGGCGGAACGTTCCGCCGTGGGTGAGGGCGGCACCGTCACTTTCGCCAAATCGGACCGCACGGTCGAGGTCGACGGGGCGACCAGCCTGCTCGAAGCGGGCGAGTCGGCCGGGGTTCAGATGCCGTTCGGCTGCCGGATGGGTATCTGCCAAACCTGTGTGCTCACATTGAGTTCCGGGCACGCCCGCGACTTGCGCAACGGTGACGAGAAGCGTGAAGGCGACAAAGTGCAAACTTGCATTTCCGCCGCCGCCGGAGATTGCACGCTCGATATCTGAGCGACATCGCTGGTAGAAACGGCGCGGCCGGGGTAACACCTATCGGCAGAGGGGCAGCGTCACAGCTGCGGGGTGGGTGAACACAGGTAAGCTCGAGCTAATTCGAGCCGACGAAGGGACCCGGGTGGCAATCACCGACATCAAGGCTTTCGCGCACCTCACCGAGGCCGATATCGAGATGCTGGGCCAAGAGCTCGATGCCATCCGGCGTTCGGTCGAGCTGTCGCGTGGCGAGCGTGACGCGAAATACATCCGCCGCACTATCGCCGCCCAGCGCGGTCTGGAAGTGGCCGGGCGCGCAATTCTTTTCGGCAGTCGCAACCGGTGGGCCTGGCTCACCGGCACCGCGCTGTTGTCGGTCGCCAAGATCGTCGAGAACATGGAGCTCGGGCACAACATCAGCCACGGGCAGTGGGACTGGATGAACGATCCGGAGATCCATTCCACGAATTGGGAATGGGATCAGACGGGTCCGTCGTCGCAGTGGCGGCGTGCGCACAATTACTCGCATCACACCTATACCAACGTGCTCGGCAAGGATGAGGATCTCGGGTTCGGCATCCTGCGGATGACGCGTGACGAAGCCTGGCGCCCGGTGCATCTGGTGCAGCCCTTCGCCAACCTGATCCTGGCCGCCACCTTCGAGTGGGGCATCGCGCTGCACGACTGGGATGCCGAGAAGGAACTCTCCGGCGCGCCCCGCAAGTGGAACTCCGAGCCGAACAAGGAGTTCGCGCGGAAAGCGGCCCGCCAGGTCGCCAAGGATTTCGTGTTCTATCCGGCGCTCACCGGTCCGGCGTGGAAGTCCACGCTGAAGGCCAACGCCACCGCCAATCTGGCGCGCAACCTGTGGGCCTACGCGGTGATCTTCTGCGGCCACTTCCCCGACGGCGCCGAGAAGTTCACCGTCGAGCAGCTCGACGGTGAGACCAGCGGCGAGTGGTATCTGCGCCAGATGCTGGGCAGCGCAAACTTCAAGGCGGGCCCCGCGATGGCGTTCATGAGCGGCAACCTGTGCTATCAGATCGAGCACCACCTGTTCCCGGACCTGCCGAGCAACCGGTATGCCGAGGTGTCGGTGAAGGTGCGCGAGCTGTGCGACAAGTACGACCTGCCTTACACCACCGGCTCGCTGGGCAAGCAGTATCTGCTCGCGTTCCGCACCATCCACAAGCTCGCGCTGCCGGACAAGTTCCTCAAGCGCACCGCCGACGATGCCCCGGAAACCTCCTCGGAGCGCAAGTTCGCGGGTGTCACCCTGCCCTCGCTACCGACCGCCGCGCAGATGCAGGAAACGTGGCATGACACCCACATCATTCCCGTCGATCCGGCGACCGGGCAGCGCTACGGCCTGCGCTCGGCCATGCAGGAGGCGAAGGTCGTACTGAAGGCGAAGGCCGAGCACGAGAAGGAAGTTCTGCGTGAGGCCAAGCGCGCGCTGAAGGAGAAAGCGCGCCAGGAGAAGCAGGTGCTGCGCGACGCCGGTGCGGCGCTGCAGGAGCGGGCCCGCCATGAGCAGGAAACGTTGCGGCACAAGCCGTTCTGGACGAAGTTGACCCGCCGCTTCGGATAACGGCTTAGCATCGTCGGGTCACGAATTCAATGCGGGATTTGCCACACTTTCATGTCGGATCTCGCAACCTACGGTCTCGTAACTTACGGTACTGTAACCGACATGGCGATCTCGGATGTCAAGGAATACGCACACCTCACCCCGGAGGATGTCGAAGCGATCGGGGCCGAACTCGATGCCATTCGCCGTGAGGTCGAGTCAGCACGTGGTGAAAGCGACGCCCGCTACATCCGCAATGTGATCCGGCTACAGCGTGCCCTGGAAATCAGCGGGCGCGGTGTGCTGTTCTTCAGCCTGTTCCCGCCGGCCTGGTTCGCCGGCGCCGCACTGCTCGGCACGGCCAAGATCATCGAGAACATGGAGATCGGCCACAACGTCATGCACGGCCAGTGGGACTGGATGAACGATCCGGAAATCCACTCCACCAACTGGGAGTGGGACAACGCGGGCCCGTCCGAGCACTGGAAGATCACGCACAACTTCCTGCACCACAAGTACACCAACGTGCTCGGCATGGACGACGACATCGGCTACGGCCTGCTGCGCGTCACCCGTGATCAGCGCTGGTCGCCGTTCTACCTGGGCCAGCCGGTGTACAACCTGCTGCTGCAGATGTTCTTCGAATACGGCGTCGCCATCCAGCATTTGGAGCTCGGCAAGGTCGCCAAGAAGAAGTGGGCGCCGGGCAGTCCCGAGCGGCTCCAGTTCGAGGAGGACCGCAGGCTGGTCCTGAAGAAGATCGGCAAGCAGGCCGCGAAGGACTACCTGATCTTCCCGCTGCTCACCGGTCCCGCCTTCTTCGGCACGCTGACCGCGAACCTGACCGCCAACGTGATCCGCAACGTGTGGACCAACGCGGTCATCTTCTGCGGCCATTTCCCCGACGGCGCCGAGAAGTTCACCCGGGGCGACGTGGACACCGAAACCCAGGGCGAGTGGTACCTGCGTCAGATGCTGGGGTCGGCCAACATCTCCGGTGGCAAGCTCATGCACTTCATGACCGGCAACCTCAGCCACCAGATCGAGCACCACCTGTTCCCGGACCTGCCGTCCAACCGCCTGGCCGGTATCGCGGTCCGGGTGAGAGCCATGTGCGACAAGTACGACCTGCCCTACACCACCGGATCGCTGCCGGTGCAGTACTTCAAGTCGTGGCGCACCATCATGAAGCTGTCGCTGCCCAACAAGTACCTGCGCCACACCACCGACGACGCGCCGGAAACCAAGTCGGAGAAGGCTTTCGGCGGTGCGCCCGTGATCGACCCGGCCACCGGACAGCGTCGCGGCCTGCGCACGGCCCTCACCGAGGGTCGGCGCCGGATCAGCCGTCGCCGCGAACCGGTGTCGGTCTAAGTAACCCGGCGCGCCGGTCGGCCTCGATCGGCGCGGTGGCCCCCTCGCCGGATTCCGCCTCGCCACTGCTTGACTGAACCGGTGAGTGCTGAGCAGTTGTACGAGATCATCCGGCGGCGCCGGGATGTGCGGGCGGAGTTCACCGGCGATCCGGTGGACGAGGCCACCCTGCTGCGCATCCTGGACGCCGCCCATCGTGCGCCGAGTGTCGGGAACTCGCAGCCATGGGACTTCATCGTGGTGCGGGATCCGGGGACGCTCGGCAAGTTCGCCGACCATGTCGCGGAGAAGCGCGTCGAGTTCCACGCCGCCCTGCCGCCCGAGCGGGCCGCCACCTTCGACCCCATCAAGATCGAAGGCATCACCGAGTCGGGTACCGGCATCGTCGTCACCTATCAGCACGACCGCGGCGGCCCGCAGGTGCTCGGCCGCGCGACGATCCCCGAAACCGGGGTGTACTCAGCGGTTCTCGCGATCCAGAATCTCTGGCTCGCGGCCACCGCCGAGGGGATCGGCGTCGGCTGGGTCTCCTTCTACGACCCGGAATTCCTCACCGCCCTGGTCGGCCTGCCCGGCGGCATCCAGCCGGTCGCCTGGCTGTGCGTCGGCCCAGTGCGCGAGTTCCAGGAGGTCCCCGACCTGGAACGCTTCGGCTGGCGTGCCGGTCGGCCGTTGTCGGAAGCCATCCACCGGGAGACCTTCGGCGGCTAGGACCGGCGCGGCAATACCGTTGCGTACGCCCGTGATCCGGTACCTTGTGCCGGTGGACCGCACTGCCGTGCAGGCATGGGTGGAGGAATACGAGCGGGCCTGGCGTACGCCGGGCACGGAATCGCTCGACGGCCTCTTCGCACCCGGCGTGGGATATCTGGTGTCGCCCTGGGCCGATCCGATCGACGGCCTCGAAGCGTTGGCCGAGTTCTGGGACAAAGGGCGCGACGGACCGGACGAGGCCTTCACGATGGAAGCCGAAGTCGTCGCGGTAGACGGGGATACGGCCGTCGTCCGGGTCGAGGTGGAGTACGAGCACGACGACCCCGCGCACTGGCGGGACCTGTGGATCCTGTGTTTCGACTCGGTCGGCCGCTGCACCTGGTTCGAGGAATGGCCGTTCGCGCCCAAGCAGGCCGACGGGCACTAATCGGCGGGACGCTGCCAGGATTCGTTGGAAGTCAACGCGGTCAGCAGGATTCGGATGGCCTCGACCCGGCGTTCCTTGCCCGGGAGCTGATCCAGGGCGCATTCCGGGTCGGCGGGCGGCCCGAGATGGGTGCAGCCGCGCGGGCAGTCCTGGATCGCGTCGGCGAGG from Nocardia goodfellowii carries:
- a CDS encoding WS/DGAT/MGAT family O-acyltransferase — its product is MITRLTPQDASFFRLESSSNPMHIGALAIVRNADDQPGIDYDRLVDLVESRLPLVPRYRRKVREIPFALGRPVWVEDSGFDITYHVRRSALPHPGTDEQLHDLVARLASRPLDQTRPLWEMYLIEGLSGDRSAIFTKTHSALVDGDSALEIGHVILDASVAPRGLADDAWVAPREPRDTELLLGALTHLIAQPREVLEVARDASADAFAMVAAAGRAVDSVISAVRAATTGAPDSPLNTKTTRNRRFDVVRSDLEDYRVIRKRFDCSINDAILAVVTGALRNWLLSRGESLTESSTVRAVVPMSVYVEGGDELKPASEVSSFLIDLPVGEPNPVMRLSHIAHATEADGKRRRGVRARTLVHMAGFAPASLHAMSVRAASTFAEHTFNLVITNAPGPQTPMFIGGARMLEMYPVSPLLRNQASSIGITSYDGQVFYGLNADRDAMADIGVLAAAVHESMEEMLGACV
- a CDS encoding DUF6912 family protein, producing the protein MPVSDEKTRVYIPATVPLLRRLVADREIFPLGATAFAVTPALREAYASGDDDELAEVAMLEAARASLRLLAGERDDAEDVAEPAAGANPPSRPIYRRAVIAADVVGAKHRPDLDDAVVKLAGPVAYNQIASVHVDLADAEPQVAKAVDVIDAADLGDADAEFVLGDAEDHQLAWYAAQELPFLLDLL
- a CDS encoding ferredoxin reductase, whose product is MVFKNVREWLEAPAASVADRGGRLNVLRGAVARVTTPLLPDDYLHLANPLWSARELRGRVVEVRKETADSATLVIKPGWGFDFKYQPGQYIGIGILVEGRWHWRSYSLTCPPNWSEPGHGGKRVISIAVKAMPEGFLSSHLVNGVQPGAIIRLQAPQGGFVMSFPPPDKVLFLTAGSGITPVMSMLRGMDRREQVTDVVHLHSARTADDVMFGNELRALHDRHPSFSTHLHLTGENGKFKLTDLDERFPDWRERETWACGPAAMLDEIEQYWREAGLSDRLHVERFEAERSAVGEGGTVTFAKSDRTVEVDGATSLLEAGESAGVQMPFGCRMGICQTCVLTLSSGHARDLRNGDEKREGDKVQTCISAAAGDCTLDI
- a CDS encoding fatty acid desaturase family protein → MAITDIKAFAHLTEADIEMLGQELDAIRRSVELSRGERDAKYIRRTIAAQRGLEVAGRAILFGSRNRWAWLTGTALLSVAKIVENMELGHNISHGQWDWMNDPEIHSTNWEWDQTGPSSQWRRAHNYSHHTYTNVLGKDEDLGFGILRMTRDEAWRPVHLVQPFANLILAATFEWGIALHDWDAEKELSGAPRKWNSEPNKEFARKAARQVAKDFVFYPALTGPAWKSTLKANATANLARNLWAYAVIFCGHFPDGAEKFTVEQLDGETSGEWYLRQMLGSANFKAGPAMAFMSGNLCYQIEHHLFPDLPSNRYAEVSVKVRELCDKYDLPYTTGSLGKQYLLAFRTIHKLALPDKFLKRTADDAPETSSERKFAGVTLPSLPTAAQMQETWHDTHIIPVDPATGQRYGLRSAMQEAKVVLKAKAEHEKEVLREAKRALKEKARQEKQVLRDAGAALQERARHEQETLRHKPFWTKLTRRFG
- a CDS encoding fatty acid desaturase family protein, coding for MAISDVKEYAHLTPEDVEAIGAELDAIRREVESARGESDARYIRNVIRLQRALEISGRGVLFFSLFPPAWFAGAALLGTAKIIENMEIGHNVMHGQWDWMNDPEIHSTNWEWDNAGPSEHWKITHNFLHHKYTNVLGMDDDIGYGLLRVTRDQRWSPFYLGQPVYNLLLQMFFEYGVAIQHLELGKVAKKKWAPGSPERLQFEEDRRLVLKKIGKQAAKDYLIFPLLTGPAFFGTLTANLTANVIRNVWTNAVIFCGHFPDGAEKFTRGDVDTETQGEWYLRQMLGSANISGGKLMHFMTGNLSHQIEHHLFPDLPSNRLAGIAVRVRAMCDKYDLPYTTGSLPVQYFKSWRTIMKLSLPNKYLRHTTDDAPETKSEKAFGGAPVIDPATGQRRGLRTALTEGRRRISRRREPVSV
- the bluB gene encoding 5,6-dimethylbenzimidazole synthase, whose amino-acid sequence is MSAEQLYEIIRRRRDVRAEFTGDPVDEATLLRILDAAHRAPSVGNSQPWDFIVVRDPGTLGKFADHVAEKRVEFHAALPPERAATFDPIKIEGITESGTGIVVTYQHDRGGPQVLGRATIPETGVYSAVLAIQNLWLAATAEGIGVGWVSFYDPEFLTALVGLPGGIQPVAWLCVGPVREFQEVPDLERFGWRAGRPLSEAIHRETFGG
- a CDS encoding nuclear transport factor 2 family protein encodes the protein MDRTAVQAWVEEYERAWRTPGTESLDGLFAPGVGYLVSPWADPIDGLEALAEFWDKGRDGPDEAFTMEAEVVAVDGDTAVVRVEVEYEHDDPAHWRDLWILCFDSVGRCTWFEEWPFAPKQADGH